aaaatggcaCAAGTAACGCGACAAAAAAATCACATAGTGAAAATTTCGCACTAGACGAATTATTTTGCATCGGGGCTCCAACATTTCAAAACGTTTTACTAACgcaatttgtttaatttaatagatggataaaaaaacacaaagacCAAAAGTGTGGATGTATAAGGATAAATCAACGGGTCAACCGAAAGGAGAAGCGACAGTCACATACGAGGACTCCAACGCCGCCACATCGGCTATACAATGGTTTGACGGAAAAGATTTTAATGGTGCAACAATTAAAGTGTCTCTCGCGCAAAGACAAAACACGTGGGCTGGAGGTAAAGTTGGCGGCGGAGGCGGAGGCGGATTCCGTGGGGGTCGGGGCGGTGGAGGAGGTCCGCCGCGAGGAGGCCGCGGAGGGGGCGGCGGGGGTAGCGGACCTCCGTCGGGCAACAGAGAAGGAGACTGGCGGTGCCCTAATCCCAGCTGTGGAAACACGAACTTCTCGTGGAGGAAGTCGTGTAACAGGTGCAACGAGGAGAAGCCCGGTGGTGGTGGCGGTGGGGGTCCACCATCAGGCGGTGGCGGTGGTGGACGTGGGGGTGGTCCGCCTCGCGGGGGCCGAGGCGGTGGCCGGGGAGGAGGTGGTAGCTGGGGTGGGAGACCAGATCGTGGTGGAGACCGATCGGGAGATCGCCGAGGAGGCGGCGGTGACCGTCCTAGCGGCGGGGCCATGAGGGGAGACGGCGGGTGAGACacgaaattatatattattaacagagTAGTTATTGCAAAAATTTAGCGCAATTTTCAGAAGTTTCCATTTTATGTATCTTCCAAGGCATGTTACTGCATTGAAAAAGCAATTGAACGTAAACATTCACCATGGTTATCATGTTAGCCAGACATTATACCTCAACAAActatataagtaaatttttaattatcttgtTTCAGTGGAAGAGACAGACAGCGGCcgtattaagtataatttattcatagatTAAGAGACTTAAAATTCGAAAACTACTAATAGATCCTCatccttttgttttaataacatagTGTAAATCTTGTTATGTCGTTGTTATGCGAATGGATCATGTTGTAAAATCAATTGGTATTGAATGGCTGTTTTTGAGATGTTCCAGAACTTCATTTTGTGCATACTTTGGTCTACTAACATAGCATTACGATATAGTAAGGCATAGCATAAGATAAGTTTTAGATAATAAACTGCTGACATATTCTAATAAACTTGATTTCAATTCAACCAaacaattagtttaatttcctTGAAGTGgtgaatttgttttatagaataatgCTTTTTTCTATTAGtccaataaaaaacaatttaataaattattatgtatattagaCCCTTTAGTATATGCAATCTCATAACATGCTTCCGTCAGTCAGTCAGAATGCTCAGTTCCTTTCGAATTAGGCCATTTTATATTCTCGGTTGTAGATAGGATTTTTTTTGAACTGAGAATATTATCAGCAATCGTAAAATGTTGTTCAGTGTTTTTTCCTATGCTCTCttttaaacaaagtaaaataattccaCCGGTAACAATTGACGAATAAAATACTAGAATGAACTcttcacatttatttacaactcAATCAATACACTGGAGCTTCTTTGGTGATTGTATTTCTAACTTGTAGatttgtcaaatatataatacagtgTAAGGACCTAAGCAAGCAGATATCTCTATGTGACTACTGTCTCTGGAAGTTCAATATCTTGATAAGTACGAGGCCAACGATTGTCGCCGCAGCAACACCAATACCAGCTTTCCACCAGGAAGTGTTGTCACCAGCGAAACTCGCAAAGTGTTTAAGATGTCTGAAACAGcgaacaaaaatgttttaaccataacacaaaacaaaacgaaataAATCATGTATTGTGCTAAGTATACactatttagttaaaacaactatataATTACCTGCGTTTGCTGAATAAAATCCAAGCAGCTTGAAATTGACTGGtcaagaatttaataaaaatagtaataatttcaaaatatattcatgCACATTTTACTAAATTGGAATTTAAGCTACATAACTTCAGTTACACATagtatgtttttgaatttaCTGGACAGACATTTATTTGGGTTATCTGTTCATTTTGGCATTTGAGAAAcagcaataataaataaatatttcagaatattAGCCCTTAAGCGACTttggattaattaaatacatttaaatatatactaaaaaaaacaatttatttttgagaTGGTCAAATATACTTACGGAAATGCGGCCATAGTTGCTAGTTTAACTAAGACATCGTGTTTATTCtccttaatattaaatacttgaGGTGGTAGCAGTTGGTACTTGCTACAGAATACTTCAGGTTGTAGAATATACTCTTGCCTCATCACCATACCATCACCTTTCGTTCCAACTATAAGAACTGGGATGTGACTCTCAGCAAAGTATTTCTTAAATAGAACAGTTATATTAGCATACCATTTTACCAGGTCTCAATTGcagttaacaaataaattcaaacagaaatatatttgatgGACTGTTACTGTCCTTAACTGTTTTTGTTACCACAATTCaatgtttagttaaatttattacattaagaCTATATACAGTCTTCTATTTTGCTTAACCACTGTGTGGGCCACTtgattatattgataatatatagACATTATAGGaatttttaaacttgaaaTGCCATGTGTAAAGGAGAAAGTATTAATACTTGTATTTTAAACTCACAATATATATCCTAGCAATGTACTCAAAGGACCTAGAGGCAGTTAGGTCATAAACCAGACAGGCAACATCACAATTAACCTCATGTGGTTGCAATGGGTCAGAAACACGAGTGATGGCAATTTCTCTCAGCACCAGATATTTTTCCTGTCCATACACCTGAACTGTGTTGATGCAGCAGTTAGTGTCACAACTGTGAGCATCACCTCGCTCGTTTGTGTGCGGTTTAATTCTCTATggtgaaaatgtatttaataagaacAGCTTGGTAAAATTTGATTAGTAAAAAGTGAAATGAAAAGAACCTTCAATTTTGTAAAGACATTGGGCGATGTacgcaataaattatttccagATTgtgacatattttaatattaaactgaaGTTGTATTTGGGCCTTGTCGGacagtaaaatattatgttaaaaatctattCTCGCTAATATTGTCGGAGTTTTAATGATTGTCTGCATAAATACTACCCATTTAGACCTGCAGCAGTTTATGTTCAGGTTGGAATCTAAAGTCTAGGGTATGATAGATGGTGCAGTGgccaaattaatatatgtatcaataattttttccTCATTCATCTTCCCAATTCATCTTTACTAATATACAATTAGTATGCATTCTTAGCACTGGTTTCGAAAGTTCGCAAATTTAATGAaactatgaaacaaataaaataattttcataaaattaaagagttaaaataatttaccttATGTGCTATTCCTAAAAAGCTTCTACATATAGACGTTTTCCCACAACCCCGAGGTCCAATAATATGACATTGGTATACATTACGGCTTGATTGTTTTTTAGCAACATCTATCTTTTTCTCACGAGTTActggaaaaaaattgaactttTCAATTccattcaatatattttaatagcgaGAAACCAGAAAgagaaaattaattcattCATAAGTCAAACATTATTATACAACATACATTGTGGGAAACTTATTATTAGCTTTTACTCACTGTGAAAAGCTGATTTCTGAGTATCATTTTCAAGGAAATTGTATCCCAAGTATGCTAAATAGGCACTTGTGTTTTGCAAGTCAAGAAGGGTCATTAAAGTCCAACGACACATCCAACCTTGTAAAGTCAAGTAACCCtgaaacataaaatttgtttataaacttTTGCTTTAtagttgttaatttattgagATGAGAAAAGCACAAACATTTATGTGAGTACTCTAGTTAAATGTTTATGCctgaaaaatgtttaacattagAATCTTATTAAGATTACATTGTTGGAGTGCATTTTCTTGAGGTAAAACCATTGAGACATTAATTAGATTATCGGTTATATTGTTTAGGAAGCATATTGATGACTTAATCTGGTCACTTAGGGACATATTtgctattaaaaatgattgcAACTGACAGAGCCACAGGCTATTGGGGTAAGACAGGgattagacatagacataacaattactactaacaaaacacacacacagaaacacataaaataaaatgttacctTTTCATTAGTTGGTACAGTATATCTCAAGTTATGCCAAGGTATCCGCGGACAGCATGagaatacatttttcaattcAGTTGGGTTTAGCATGCCATCCTTGTCTTGGTcatatttttcgaaaactTGAGTCAAAAACTGCTGTCCTTTGTATGAAAGTTCTGAGGTGCATCCGGCAGGTACTTTAATGCTGAAACATTAGtggttttttcttataataaatgtctaaCACATTCACTGCAACCTCTGTCTTATTACTTAATGCTATGGTTAAAAAACCGGAAGTGCTGCATTTGATTTCCACACCATTTCTGTGTAGcactttaatcaaataatttgcacAATATTCTCACTCACTTAggatataaataactttgtgTTAATTCTAAACTTTCATCATATCCAAAATTACGAAGAACAGTCCATGTTGTTTCATTACGTCCTCTTTGAATAAAAAgacaatgtaaaaatataaatccttTCATTGTGATGCATTCATTTTCAATTCCTCCAGCTATATTTTGTGCGATAACTGATTTCACTTCATCTAAAACCtagaaaaacttatttttaatattattaatacttattgttaataataatttaactcatTACTACAGTGTGTACAACCCACAAGTGTGGTATAGTTATAGATGGATTTgtattgaaatgaaaatttcaAGCAACTAATTAATGGCACAACAAAGAAGAACTATTCTTAAGTTAAAAGCAAACCTGCAACTGTAATGGAGTATCAAAGCACTTCTTTTGAAACAATGTTATTTCATAATCATCTAAAACTCCATCACCATCTAGATcacatattttgaatattcttGACAATGCCTTTTTACACCTTTCAGTTAACTGAAAAATTTgtgcaataattttaagtcaAGGTAGTTAGTGGAAAGTTGTAGAAATGtagttttattgatattaaaattacaactatatttttaatataatataaatttattcaatttaaaaatactaacttCTTGTTCCTCAATTGAATATATAGGATGGATTGGATGTAATACAGCCTTTTGtgcattataaaacatttcagaGACATTAGTCAAAGTCTTTGCTGAACATTCAATACATCTATCCACCTCTGGATATTCCTCTGCAATATCCCagatattctataaaataatgtaatattctaGTTAATACACAGAATTCTAAAAGCACCACATCTTTTCTTGaaccaattaaaaatacttacgtcTATAATAGAGTaatcaatcaaatcaattttatttcccACTAAAATAACAGGTTTACGATGGTCATTTGGACAGTTATCCCTGACAAAAGGTAACCAATATGAAGCTATTTTATCCAGCGTTTCTTGTTTGTCTACAGAGAAAACTATACAAATAACATGGGCTTTTTCAATTTCCTCTGCAACTTGCTCAAGAGTCTGCTCATTTACtgaaaagtttaaatattctatatttttctgATGAtgaagctatatatatatagtatagtatatatatagtattgtatatagtaatatcaataaaattattctttgaTACATACAACACACATCTACAATATTTGTAGGTACTTGTTCAGGTGTGACATCAGCTGGTATTGTAATCTCTTCTGCCTTCGGTGGAACATGTTCAGTAAATTCTTCGGTGACTAAGGAAAGAATTAATGATGTTTTGCCGACTCCTGGTTCACCAAGTAAAATTATGCGCACAGTTCTCGGTATACTTTCATACACCATTTTggataatttttaacataataattggcaaattctatattttttacagctaAGAAGTAATTAACAATGAAGCAACAATCATGATCAATATTCcttcttaaaattttatgtaattttgcctgtaaattgttttacttCAAGCTTCAATTTTCAAGAAAAAATAGATACACGCTTGTGTCTTTGTCACTTTAGTGGTTTTTGACATATAGTATCATTGTCAGTCACATTGAGTGAATAACCAATCAAATGTTTTAACCAATTTGAGTCATTAAATAGTGTCATGTCATTAAGTAGTGTGAGTCAAATTCTTGGTGTTTACTGTCAAAATCGCgtgttacaaattttaaaaacaaaattttactgTTCAAGTTTAAGtcttgagtttttttttcatacataaaaatataatggtaACCATATCTATGACGTATTTTCGAGTTCGTGtaactttttcttaattaaaatgggTGAATTATTAAACCAGAAAGAGTGGGATAGTGGCAAAGGTTTACGCGATCCAATAAAATGCTTAGAGGTTAGTGTTATTATGATATATGTACGAAAAACTTTATCTCTAcagtagttttattttgttgataCATGTTGTAACTGTTTTACacataaactattttaacagGAGATTTTGATTTCAGGATAAATGGAAACTGGTGCCTTCATTCTTGCAAGTGAAAGGCTTAGTGAAGCAACATATTGAttcttttaattactttataaatgttgaaattaaaaaaattgttcaagccaatgaaaaaatattctgtGACTCAGATCCACTAttttacctaaaatatttaaatgcttATGTCGGAACTCCCGATTTAGAAGAAGGTTTTAATGTTACTAAAGCTACAACTCCTCATGAATGCCGTCTGAGGGATTTAACTTATTCAGCACCAATAACTGTTGACATTGAATACATAAGAGGAAATCAacgtgttataaaaaataaacagctAATTGGAAGGTATTAAAACCCTTTACTTCTTAAAAATCTATGAATAGATACATTTTCGATAGTGCTGggttaactattttattttttcaggaTGCCTTTAATGTTAAGGTCTTCAAATTGTGTCTTAACAAACAAATCAGACTATGAATTATCTCAACTCAATGAATGTCCACATGATCCTGGtggctattttattattagaggtaaatatatttaacttattttttataattgtaaaataatatagtgtatatgtaatgtataaataaagtgCAACtgcctaaaaaaatataaaattataaaattgatgcCACATACATAATTTGCACATTGCTTCGTCCTTGttgtacggcgttctagagtgctcagtcatGTTTCGAGAAGGTTCCGATgttctctctctcgtatcatttcgtccttgtcccacacctagaaagttctgtatagaatattccttcatcaaaggggtataactaggcctgaaaacgactgaaaacgggtctcctgaaaactgaaccactcgactacacatgttctgaaactgtctgaaaaaatgtttcagcttcctgaaaactagggtaacattatggaaattacaattttctaatatgtgattgaccctctcctgaaacggtcagaaatcgtattacagcctgctgaaaagttctctaagtagtgtaaaaatctagaaacattgcagtcgaccactcttcgtaacaatattatgtattatatttggttAGCTTCAGTCTCAAGTCTCCACAGTGTTTTTATATCCAGCTGATTTGGATGGCCCCTCgtaacaatcaaattgccTCCTGTGGGGCGTGAGCCCCACGCTGTGCTAGATTGAACATTAGATGTGATGAAAAACTATCAGAACAATGTTGCTACTTTTATAactgtaaatataacaattttatcaaatacttTAACAGGTTTTTGGGTGcatattcaattgttttaaagtaCCTATCTGCATTTTTGCTTTAGGTGTTTTTAAAGATAACGGAACTATCAATCTCATATTCCTTTTTAtccaaaataattacattaatttatttatcacattCAAATCTTcgaattaaacttttaaaaataataaataaaaatataaaataattccgatgccaaggctgtacattttgctcacttataagcgtaatgatttcctaaatcgtcggagttacgccccgagagtattgccagacgcaggcactctcttctacattacagtcattcgtttcatagcaattaattaaatcatgggagttacgccccgagagtatagccagacgtaggcaatttaacagtcactgtttgactgttaaattgcatGCTTTCgctacatagcaattaacatttcattattcgcttatattctattgtaatacgcgagtggttaatatagagtaaagcAAGAaacctatattatttaaagcactcCGGTGACCCAGACATCGTACATCCACTATGGATGGATGgcttaatattgttacgagctaggggatcggatagaaaatgccgtagatttcttcaaaggtttatttcttgataaatcaatgaggaatttatgggcacaaattaattgcaaattaattgatgcactaattacacacacaaaaacaatcacttattactccacttatgcacactttacACAGTACTTtgtcacttgtattcactttatcgcttcggtgtttctctcttgttatcgcattccaaactaaaggtgactagtcgcttttcggctcgcttattgAATAATTGGGAATaatttctaaacaatattcgagaactttctaggcgagcttgctactgagtagcgattgcacaattctagaacgtccgcactctttgtctctttcgcatgttgctccgtccttgtcgtacggcgttctagagtgctcagtctagtttcgagaaagttctgatcgtCTCTCTTTCTCGTATCATaaaaactcaaactcaaactagggtaacattatggaaattacaattttctaatatgtgattgaccctctcctgaaactgtcagaaatcatattgcAGCcggctgaaaagttctctaactagtggaaaaatctagaaatattgcagtcgacccgtcttcgtaaaaatatcaaaaaagagCCTTGTCAGTAATTTTCATGATGGTTAATTGGCATGATGGTAACTcgttaattgaaaatattgaattttatttaaggtcAAGAAAAAGTGATATTGATACAAGAACAGTTATCACGAAACAGAATGATTGTTGATGAATTTAAGGGTGCTATTCAATGTCAGGTTACCAGTTCTacacatgaaaaaaaaacaaggacaaatgttattgtaa
This portion of the Pieris brassicae chromosome 6, ilPieBrab1.1, whole genome shotgun sequence genome encodes:
- the LOC123711182 gene encoding mitochondrial Rho GTPase, producing MVYESIPRTVRIILLGEPGVGKTSLILSLVTEEFTEHVPPKAEEITIPADVTPEQVPTNIVDVCLNEQTLEQVAEEIEKAHVICIVFSVDKQETLDKIASYWLPFVRDNCPNDHRKPVILVGNKIDLIDYSIIDNIWDIAEEYPEVDRCIECSAKTLTNVSEMFYNAQKAVLHPIHPIYSIEEQELTERCKKALSRIFKICDLDGDGVLDDYEITLFQKKCFDTPLQLQVLDEVKSVIAQNIAGGIENECITMKGFIFLHCLFIQRGRNETTWTVLRNFGYDESLELTQSYLYPNIKVPAGCTSELSYKGQQFLTQVFEKYDQDKDGMLNPTELKNVFSCCPRIPWHNLRYTVPTNEKGYLTLQGWMCRWTLMTLLDLQNTSAYLAYLGYNFLENDTQKSAFHITREKKIDVAKKQSSRNVYQCHIIGPRGCGKTSICRSFLGIAHKRIKPHTNERGDAHSCDTNCCINTVQVYGQEKYLVLREIAITRVSDPLQPHEVNCDVACLVYDLTASRSFEYIARIYIKYFAESHIPVLIVGTKGDGMVMRQEYILQPEVFCSKYQLLPPQVFNIKENKHDVLVKLATMAAFPHLKHFASFAGDNTSWWKAGIGVAAATIVGLVLIKILNFQRQ